One stretch of Variovorax sp. 54 DNA includes these proteins:
- a CDS encoding ABC transporter ATP-binding protein: MLQVDNVSLEYRTPERVVRATHRVSFDVHAADRFVLLGPSGCGKSTLLKAVAGFIPPVEGEIRLDGRRVSQPGPDRIVVFQEFDQLPPWKTVKQNVMFPLLASRTLGRKEAAERALHYLDKVGLSKFADVHPHQLSGGMKQRVAIARALAMQPRVLLMDEPFAALDALTRRRMQQELLELWDEVRFTLLFVTHSIEEALVVGNRVALLSPHPGRMRAELNSHGYSLESLGGADFQATARRIHDMLFEEEPEAVSAP, encoded by the coding sequence CTGCTCCAGGTCGACAACGTCAGCCTCGAGTACCGCACGCCCGAGCGCGTGGTGCGCGCCACGCACCGCGTGAGCTTCGACGTGCACGCCGCCGACCGCTTCGTGCTGCTCGGGCCTTCGGGCTGCGGCAAGTCGACGCTGCTCAAGGCCGTGGCCGGGTTCATCCCGCCGGTCGAGGGCGAGATCCGCCTCGACGGCCGGCGCGTGTCGCAGCCGGGCCCCGACCGCATCGTCGTGTTCCAGGAGTTCGACCAGCTGCCGCCGTGGAAGACGGTGAAGCAGAACGTGATGTTCCCGCTGCTCGCCTCGCGCACGCTGGGCCGCAAGGAAGCGGCCGAGCGCGCGCTGCACTACCTGGACAAGGTGGGCCTCTCGAAGTTCGCCGACGTGCACCCGCACCAGCTCTCGGGCGGCATGAAGCAGCGTGTGGCGATTGCGCGGGCGCTGGCGATGCAGCCGCGCGTGCTGCTGATGGACGAGCCCTTTGCCGCGCTCGACGCGCTCACGCGCCGCCGCATGCAGCAGGAACTGCTCGAACTGTGGGACGAGGTGCGCTTCACGTTGCTGTTCGTCACGCACTCGATCGAGGAGGCGCTGGTGGTGGGTAACCGCGTGGCACTGCTGTCGCCGCATCCGGGGCGCATGCGCGCCGAACTCAACAGCCACGGCTATTCGCTCGAGAGCCTGGGCGGTGCGGACTTTCAGGCGACCGCGCGGCGCATTCACGACATGCTGTTCGAGGAAGAACCCGAAGCGGTGAGCGCGCCATGA
- a CDS encoding dihydroneopterin aldolase, which produces MSTNTPHGHQTLTLQGLRFDANLGILEQEKTAPQPILVDAELNLGPQPLLPQDDDIFHVLDYRKVRRIIIDECTAEHVNLLESLIGKLAQRLLQLPGVRGVRVKIAKLEIFDDCEVAIRIEAGEW; this is translated from the coding sequence ATGTCCACGAACACACCGCACGGCCACCAGACACTCACCCTCCAGGGCCTGCGCTTCGACGCCAACCTGGGCATCCTGGAGCAGGAAAAAACCGCGCCGCAGCCGATCCTGGTCGACGCCGAGCTCAACCTCGGCCCGCAGCCGCTGCTGCCGCAGGACGACGACATCTTCCACGTGCTGGACTACCGCAAGGTGCGCCGCATCATCATCGACGAGTGCACCGCCGAGCACGTCAACCTGCTCGAAAGCCTGATCGGCAAGCTCGCGCAGCGCCTGCTGCAACTGCCCGGCGTGCGGGGCGTGCGCGTGAAGATCGCCAAGCTCGAAATCTTCGACGACTGCGAAGTTGCCATCCGCATCGAAGCCGGGGAATGGTGA
- the ttcA gene encoding tRNA 2-thiocytidine(32) synthetase TtcA: MNAVWIDETPEAGAPPHSLKIERETHKLEKRLCRQVGQAIVDYNMIEEGDKVMVCVSGGKDSYALLDILLKMKARAPIHFDIVAVNLDQKQPGFPEEVLPKYLSDLGVAFHIENQDTYSIVKRVIPEGKTTCGLCSRLRRGILYRVADELGATKVALGHHRDDMLQTFFLNMFFGGKLKSMPPKLVSDDGKHIVIRPLAYVAEKDTVRWAQHREFPIIPCTLCGSQENLQRKQVGEMLREWDKKYPGRVENMFTALQNVVPSHLLDGTLHDFKGLKATGVADENGDKAFDTPAFDLLSQAPSALRIVQG, translated from the coding sequence ATGAACGCCGTCTGGATCGACGAAACGCCCGAAGCCGGCGCGCCCCCCCATTCGCTGAAGATCGAGCGCGAGACGCACAAGCTCGAGAAGCGCCTGTGCCGCCAGGTCGGCCAGGCCATCGTCGACTACAACATGATCGAAGAAGGCGACAAGGTCATGGTGTGCGTCTCGGGCGGAAAAGACAGCTACGCGCTGCTCGACATCCTGCTCAAGATGAAGGCGCGTGCGCCCATCCACTTCGACATCGTCGCGGTCAACCTCGACCAGAAGCAGCCCGGCTTTCCCGAAGAGGTGCTGCCCAAGTACCTGAGCGACCTGGGCGTGGCCTTCCACATCGAGAACCAGGACACCTACAGCATCGTCAAGCGCGTGATCCCCGAGGGCAAGACCACCTGCGGCCTGTGCAGCCGGCTGCGCCGCGGCATCCTGTACCGCGTGGCCGACGAGCTGGGCGCCACCAAGGTCGCGCTGGGCCACCACCGCGACGACATGCTGCAGACCTTCTTCCTCAACATGTTCTTCGGCGGCAAGTTGAAGAGCATGCCGCCCAAGCTGGTGAGCGACGACGGCAAGCACATCGTGATCCGCCCGCTGGCCTACGTGGCCGAAAAAGACACGGTGCGCTGGGCCCAGCACCGCGAGTTCCCGATCATTCCCTGCACGCTGTGCGGCAGCCAGGAGAACCTGCAGCGCAAGCAGGTCGGCGAGATGCTGCGCGAGTGGGACAAGAAGTACCCCGGCCGCGTGGAAAACATGTTCACCGCGCTGCAGAACGTCGTGCCTTCGCACCTGCTCGACGGAACACTGCACGACTTCAAGGGTCTGAAGGCGACGGGCGTGGCCGACGAGAACGGCGACAAGGCCTTCGACACGCCCGCTTTCGACCTGCTCTCCCAGGCACCCTCAGCCCTGCGCATCGTCCAAGGCTGA
- a CDS encoding ABC transporter permease, translated as MSTLSPPIRPEYERTLEPFTELPVERALPLATRLASQTWLRKGLILAVIAVLWELAARWQDNDLLLPTFTATARALVEGLASGELVEKVRISLAVLLQGYLAGVLLAFGLTTLAVSTRIGRDLLDTLTSMFNPLPAIALLPLALLWFGLGRGSLVFVLIHSVLWPLALNTYAGFQGVPETLRMAGRNYGLTGLRYVLQILVPAALPSILSGLKIGWAFAWRTLIAAELVFGASSGKGGLGWYIFQNRNELYTDRVFAGLAMVVLIGLLVESLGFRTLERLTVRRWGQQR; from the coding sequence ATGAGCACTCTTTCGCCTCCCATTCGCCCCGAATACGAACGCACGCTCGAGCCTTTCACCGAGCTGCCGGTCGAACGCGCGCTGCCGCTGGCCACGCGCCTCGCCTCGCAGACCTGGTTGCGCAAGGGCCTGATTCTTGCCGTCATCGCCGTGCTGTGGGAGCTGGCGGCGCGCTGGCAGGACAACGACCTGCTGCTGCCCACCTTCACCGCCACCGCCCGCGCATTGGTCGAAGGGCTGGCCAGCGGCGAGCTGGTCGAGAAGGTGCGCATCTCGCTGGCTGTTCTGCTGCAGGGCTACCTCGCGGGCGTGCTGCTGGCCTTCGGGCTCACGACGCTGGCCGTGTCCACACGCATCGGGCGCGACCTGCTGGACACGCTGACCTCGATGTTCAACCCGCTGCCCGCGATCGCGCTGCTGCCGCTGGCGCTGCTGTGGTTCGGGTTGGGGCGCGGCAGTCTGGTGTTCGTGCTGATCCATTCGGTGCTGTGGCCGCTGGCGCTCAACACCTATGCGGGCTTCCAGGGCGTGCCCGAGACGCTGCGCATGGCGGGGCGCAACTATGGCCTGACGGGGCTGCGCTACGTGCTGCAGATCCTGGTGCCGGCCGCGCTGCCGTCGATCCTGTCGGGGCTGAAGATCGGCTGGGCCTTTGCGTGGCGCACGCTGATCGCGGCCGAGCTGGTGTTCGGCGCCTCGTCGGGCAAGGGCGGGCTGGGCTGGTACATCTTCCAGAACCGCAACGAGCTGTACACCGACCGCGTGTTCGCCGGCCTGGCGATGGTGGTGCTGATCGGCCTGCTGGTGGAAAGCCTGGGCTTTCGCACGCTGGAGCGGCTCACGGTGCGGCGCTGGGGCCAGCAGCGCTGA
- a CDS encoding TauD/TfdA dioxygenase family protein — protein sequence MTAVLSRATPTADAPAQPFEVRPFDAPVGAEIVGLDIAEPINAADFQRIHRAHLDHHVLVFRDQRITPAQHIDFSRRFGPLEIHVLHQFQLKNHPEILIVSNIKENGEPIGLGDAGVYWHSDISYKPKPSLGSLLHAQELPSEGGDTLFADQHLAWDALSPALQQRILPLKAEHSYLAKYEELRAKNPWRPKLSQAQVDQVAPAVQPVVRTHPETGRKALFVSEHFTTRIVGLPQDESDALLAELFAHSVKPEFVYRHAWAPHDLVFWDNRSLMHLAAGAPDHLRRRLNRTTVVGDTPF from the coding sequence ATGACTGCCGTTCTTTCTCGCGCGACCCCCACTGCAGATGCCCCTGCGCAGCCTTTCGAGGTGCGGCCTTTCGATGCGCCGGTCGGTGCGGAGATCGTCGGGCTCGACATCGCTGAGCCGATCAACGCCGCCGACTTTCAACGCATCCACCGCGCGCACCTCGACCACCATGTGCTGGTCTTTCGCGACCAGCGCATCACGCCCGCACAGCACATCGATTTCAGCCGCCGCTTCGGGCCGCTCGAGATCCATGTGCTGCACCAGTTCCAGCTGAAGAACCACCCCGAGATCCTGATCGTTTCGAACATCAAGGAGAACGGCGAACCGATCGGTCTCGGCGATGCGGGCGTGTACTGGCACTCCGACATTTCGTACAAACCCAAGCCCAGCCTGGGTTCGCTGCTGCACGCGCAAGAGCTGCCGAGCGAAGGCGGGGACACGCTGTTTGCCGACCAGCACCTGGCGTGGGACGCGCTGAGCCCGGCACTGCAGCAACGCATCCTGCCGCTGAAGGCGGAGCACAGCTACCTTGCGAAGTACGAAGAGCTGCGCGCGAAGAACCCGTGGCGGCCCAAGCTGTCGCAGGCGCAGGTCGACCAGGTCGCGCCTGCGGTGCAGCCGGTGGTGCGCACGCACCCGGAGACGGGGCGCAAGGCGCTGTTCGTCAGTGAGCATTTCACGACGCGCATCGTCGGTCTGCCGCAGGACGAGAGCGATGCGCTGCTGGCCGAGCTGTTCGCGCACAGCGTGAAGCCCGAGTTCGTGTACCGCCACGCCTGGGCGCCGCACGACCTGGTGTTCTGGGACAACCGCTCGCTGATGCACCTCGCGGCAGGCGCGCCCGATCACTTGCGCCGCCGACTCAACCGCACCACGGTCGTGGGCGATACGCCTTTCTGA
- a CDS encoding histidine phosphatase family protein yields MEANLTRLIAVRHGETAWNVDTRIQGHLDIGLNATGLWQAQRAGQALADEPIAAVYASDLSRAWQTAQAIAEPHGLDVQPDLGLRERAFGRFEGMSFAEIEATLPEDARRWRERDPEFEPEGGGESLLTFRDRVTGTASAIAARHPGQLVVLVAHGGVMDVLYRAATRQELQAPRTWQLGNAAINRMLWTPEGFSLVGWSDITHLASDTPLDESTT; encoded by the coding sequence ATGGAAGCCAACCTCACCCGCCTGATCGCCGTGCGCCACGGCGAAACCGCCTGGAACGTCGACACCCGCATCCAGGGCCACCTCGACATCGGCCTCAATGCCACCGGCCTCTGGCAGGCGCAGCGCGCCGGACAGGCGCTGGCCGACGAGCCGATTGCGGCGGTCTATGCCAGCGACCTCTCGCGCGCCTGGCAGACCGCGCAGGCCATCGCCGAGCCCCACGGCCTTGACGTGCAGCCCGACCTGGGCCTGCGCGAACGCGCCTTCGGCCGCTTCGAGGGCATGAGCTTCGCCGAGATCGAGGCCACGCTGCCCGAAGACGCCCGCCGCTGGCGCGAGCGCGACCCCGAGTTCGAGCCCGAAGGCGGCGGCGAGAGCCTGCTGACCTTTCGCGACCGCGTGACAGGTACCGCCTCGGCCATCGCCGCGCGCCACCCGGGCCAACTGGTGGTGCTGGTGGCCCACGGGGGCGTGATGGACGTGCTCTACCGCGCCGCCACGCGCCAGGAACTGCAGGCGCCGCGCACCTGGCAGCTCGGCAACGCAGCCATCAACCGCATGCTGTGGACGCCCGAGGGCTTCAGCCTCGTCGGCTGGAGCGACATCACGCACCTGGCGTCGGACACGCCGCTCGACGAGTCCACGACCTAG
- a CDS encoding SDR family oxidoreductase, translating into MSATPPSSPDRRRTVLVTGAGRRLGREIALALAAGGWQVAVHYLSSRAEAEQTVADCAARSGDSALFEADLADEQATRALLPRVAARFRAVDAVVHSAALFEHDDAASFSYALMERHARSNTGAAILLAQALHDHLARRDAQGAVVHLLDQKLWNPNPDFLSYTLSKAALEAATPMLALALAPRVRVVGVAPGLTLASHMLDDDKFAQLHKLSPLGRSSTSEDVAATVKFALENSSITGTTLLVDGGQHLMKFERDFSLM; encoded by the coding sequence ATGAGTGCCACTCCACCCTCCTCCCCCGATCGCCGCCGCACCGTCCTCGTCACGGGCGCGGGCCGCCGGCTGGGCCGCGAGATCGCGCTGGCGCTCGCGGCGGGCGGCTGGCAGGTGGCGGTGCATTACCTCAGCTCGCGCGCCGAAGCCGAGCAGACCGTCGCCGACTGCGCCGCGCGCTCGGGCGACTCGGCGCTGTTCGAGGCCGACCTGGCCGACGAGCAGGCCACGCGCGCCCTGCTGCCGCGCGTGGCAGCGCGCTTTCGCGCCGTCGACGCGGTGGTGCACAGCGCCGCCCTCTTCGAGCACGACGACGCCGCCAGCTTCAGCTACGCGCTCATGGAGCGCCACGCGCGCAGCAACACCGGCGCGGCCATCCTGCTGGCGCAGGCGCTGCACGACCACCTGGCCCGGCGCGACGCGCAGGGCGCCGTGGTGCACCTGCTCGACCAGAAGCTCTGGAACCCGAACCCCGACTTCCTGAGCTACACGCTCTCCAAGGCCGCGCTCGAAGCCGCCACCCCCATGCTGGCGCTGGCGCTCGCACCGCGCGTGCGCGTGGTGGGCGTGGCGCCCGGCCTCACGTTGGCGAGCCACATGCTCGACGACGACAAGTTCGCGCAGCTGCACAAACTGTCGCCGCTGGGCCGCTCGTCCACATCGGAAGACGTGGCCGCCACCGTGAAATTCGCGCTGGAAAACAGCTCGATCACCGGCACCACGCTGCTCGTCGACGGCGGCCAGCACCTCATGAAATTCGAGCGCGACTTCTCGCTCATGTGA
- a CDS encoding Crp/Fnr family transcriptional regulator, whose protein sequence is MKRTPPTPSAYASWDASQTLSAPWIAATHLGGFVTLEAGDTIAREGERHDYFYLLRSGFVHSTIQRSNGSEFLLEIFGPGAIFGEGPAFADSPRPTTTRAVAPAMLSRYRPADVAQQFSKLPELATSLIQLLGFKNHMIVAKLAGVASAAPKERVIDLLLRVARPPSTQASNQLTVDLTHEQIGAMTALSRVTVTRTLNALAGQGLIETRARQVTISDAPALRCFRDATP, encoded by the coding sequence ATGAAAAGAACCCCTCCCACCCCCTCGGCGTACGCCAGCTGGGATGCGTCCCAGACACTGTCTGCGCCGTGGATCGCCGCCACGCACCTGGGCGGCTTCGTCACCCTGGAGGCCGGCGACACCATTGCGCGCGAAGGCGAACGGCACGATTACTTCTATCTGTTGCGGTCGGGGTTCGTGCATTCGACGATCCAGCGAAGCAACGGCTCGGAGTTCCTGCTCGAGATCTTCGGGCCGGGCGCGATCTTTGGCGAAGGCCCGGCGTTTGCCGACAGCCCTCGGCCCACGACGACCCGTGCGGTCGCGCCGGCCATGCTCAGCCGCTACCGCCCGGCGGATGTCGCGCAGCAGTTCTCGAAGCTGCCCGAGCTCGCGACCTCGTTGATCCAGCTGCTCGGGTTCAAGAACCACATGATCGTCGCCAAGCTGGCCGGGGTGGCCTCGGCGGCGCCCAAGGAGCGGGTCATCGATCTGCTGCTGCGGGTGGCGCGCCCGCCATCGACGCAGGCATCGAACCAACTCACCGTCGATCTGACGCATGAGCAGATCGGCGCCATGACGGCCTTGAGCCGCGTCACCGTCACGCGCACGCTGAATGCGCTGGCGGGACAGGGGCTCATCGAAACGCGGGCCCGGCAGGTCACCATTTCGGATGCGCCGGCCTTGCGTTGTTTCCGCGACGCGACACCGTAA
- a CDS encoding class I SAM-dependent methyltransferase: MTTPTTNSLPIALDHLITRSVERAGGWIGFDRFMALALYAPGLGYYANTSAKFGHMPSSGSDFVTAPELTPMFGHTLAVQVLEALEKTGTDTVWEFGAGSGALAVQLLHALGEMGRSDVRYRIVDLSGTLRERQQQALAGHAGRVEWLGELPESMAGVVVGNEVLDAMPVQLLARVKGAWFERGVVRNPAGDGWTWADRPTDLRPPFEVAGVHDYLTEVHPQAQAFIATLADRLEKGAAFLIDYGFPESEYYHPQRHMGTVMCHRGHQADGDPLSEVGYKDITAHVDFTGIAVAGQEAGLSVLGYTSQARFLLNCGMLGLMERGTVAQRGMAARLIHEHEMGELFKVVGFAVGEPWDAVGFAEGDRSHTL; this comes from the coding sequence GTGACGACGCCAACCACAAACAGTTTACCCATCGCCCTCGACCATCTGATTACCCGTTCTGTCGAACGTGCGGGCGGATGGATCGGCTTCGACCGCTTCATGGCCTTGGCCCTGTATGCGCCGGGGCTCGGCTACTACGCCAACACTTCGGCCAAGTTCGGCCACATGCCTTCATCCGGCAGCGACTTCGTGACCGCGCCCGAGCTGACGCCGATGTTCGGCCACACGCTCGCGGTGCAGGTGCTCGAGGCGCTGGAGAAAACCGGCACCGACACGGTGTGGGAATTCGGCGCGGGCTCGGGGGCGCTGGCGGTGCAGCTGCTGCATGCGCTGGGAGAGATGGGGCGCAGCGATGTGCGCTATCGCATCGTCGATCTGTCGGGCACCTTGCGGGAGCGGCAGCAGCAGGCGCTGGCGGGGCATGCGGGGCGGGTCGAATGGCTGGGGGAGCTGCCTGAGTCCATGGCGGGCGTGGTGGTCGGCAATGAAGTGCTCGACGCGATGCCGGTGCAGTTGCTGGCGCGGGTGAAGGGGGCGTGGTTCGAGCGGGGGGTGGTGCGGAATCCGGCGGGGGATGGGTGGACCTGGGCGGACCGGCCGACTGATCTTCGGCCGCCGTTCGAGGTGGCGGGGGTGCATGACTACCTGACCGAGGTGCATCCGCAGGCTCAGGCCTTTATTGCGACGCTGGCGGACCGGCTGGAGAAGGGCGCGGCTTTTCTCATCGACTACGGGTTTCCCGAGAGCGAGTACTACCACCCGCAACGGCACATGGGGACGGTGATGTGCCATCGGGGGCACCAGGCGGATGGCGATCCGCTGTCGGAGGTGGGGTACAAGGACATCACGGCGCATGTGGACTTCACGGGGATCGCTGTGGCGGGGCAGGAGGCGGGGCTTTCTGTTCTTGGCTACACGAGCCAGGCTCGGTTTCTTTTGAACTGCGGGATGTTGGGGTTGATGGAACGCGGGACTGTGGCGCAGCGGGGGATGGCGGCTCGGTTGATTCATGAGCATGAGATGGGGGAGTTGTTTAAGGTGGTGGGGTTTGCTGTGGGGGAACCCTGGGACGCTGTGGGGTTCGCTGAAGGGGATCGGAGTCATACGCTCTGA
- a CDS encoding ABC transporter substrate-binding protein: MNRFTRRAAALVTGLGLLAGSLAAQAEGQIRIAEQFGIVYLLLNVAQEQKLIEKHAKAAGVDAKVEWVKLSGGSAVNDALLSGNIEIAGAGVGPLLTLWDRTKGKQNVKGVASLGNFPYYLVSNNPNVKTIADFTEKDRIALPAVGVSVQSRVLQIASAKLWGEKEFNRLDKISVALPHPDAAAAIIKGGTEITGHFGNPPFQEQELAGNPNARIVLNSYQVLGGPSSATVLYATEKFRNENPKTYKAFVDALDEAAKFVTANPEKAADIYLKVSNAKLDRELLLKIIKNPEVQFKTAPQNTYVFAEFMHRVGAIKNKPASVKDYFFDDAHTASGN, encoded by the coding sequence ATGAACCGCTTCACACGCCGCGCCGCCGCGCTCGTCACCGGCCTCGGCCTTCTCGCCGGCAGCCTGGCCGCGCAGGCCGAAGGGCAGATCCGCATCGCCGAGCAGTTCGGCATCGTCTACCTGCTGCTCAACGTGGCGCAGGAGCAGAAGCTGATCGAGAAGCACGCGAAGGCCGCGGGGGTCGATGCGAAGGTGGAGTGGGTCAAGCTCTCGGGCGGGTCGGCGGTGAACGACGCATTGCTGTCGGGGAACATCGAAATCGCGGGTGCGGGCGTGGGGCCGCTGCTCACACTGTGGGACCGCACCAAGGGCAAGCAGAACGTGAAGGGCGTGGCTTCGCTGGGCAATTTTCCGTACTACCTGGTGAGCAACAACCCGAACGTGAAGACGATTGCCGACTTCACGGAGAAGGACCGTATCGCGCTGCCCGCGGTGGGCGTGTCGGTGCAGTCGCGGGTGCTGCAGATCGCGTCGGCCAAGCTGTGGGGCGAGAAGGAGTTCAACCGGCTCGACAAGATCAGCGTGGCGCTGCCGCACCCCGATGCGGCCGCGGCCATCATCAAGGGCGGCACGGAGATCACGGGGCACTTCGGCAATCCGCCGTTCCAGGAGCAGGAGCTCGCAGGCAACCCGAACGCGCGCATCGTGCTGAACTCGTACCAAGTGCTGGGCGGGCCGTCGTCGGCCACGGTGCTGTACGCGACCGAGAAATTCCGCAACGAGAACCCGAAGACTTACAAGGCGTTCGTCGATGCGCTCGACGAGGCCGCGAAGTTCGTCACGGCCAATCCCGAGAAGGCGGCGGACATCTACCTCAAGGTGAGCAACGCGAAGCTCGACCGCGAGTTGCTGCTGAAGATCATCAAGAACCCCGAGGTGCAGTTCAAGACCGCGCCGCAGAACACCTACGTGTTCGCGGAGTTCATGCACCGCGTGGGCGCGATCAAGAACAAGCCGGCGTCGGTGAAGGACTATTTCTTCGATGACGCGCATACGGCTTCGGGGAATTGA
- a CDS encoding DUF2905 domain-containing protein, producing the protein MFRWLIVVVLALVLMSGLTAWLRRFGFGRLPGDFEFRAFGRDWQLPIASTVLLSMIAALVARLL; encoded by the coding sequence ATGTTCCGCTGGCTGATCGTCGTTGTCCTCGCGCTGGTGCTCATGAGCGGCCTGACCGCCTGGTTGCGCCGCTTCGGCTTCGGACGGCTGCCCGGCGATTTCGAGTTTCGCGCCTTCGGCCGCGACTGGCAGCTGCCGATCGCGAGCACGGTGCTGCTCAGCATGATCGCGGCGCTGGTGGCGCGGCTGCTCTGA
- the hisN gene encoding histidinol-phosphatase has protein sequence MSSSAPDLSSIAGALADAAAAQSMRYFRTPLDIITKADESPVTLADRAAETAMREILGARVPTDGIFGEEHGPERLDADRIWVLDPIDGTRSFITGSPLWGTLIGVLQGGRVVFGMVDMPVLKERWVGEAGKGATRDGQPVRVSGCTEIAKARIVTTSPDIFSPADWSAFDRLSRQCAMRRFGGDCYGYAQLAGGTIDLVVETGLQPYDFLGPTGLIEAAGGVVTDWEGRPLGLNPDQRVIAAATPELHRQALAVLAA, from the coding sequence ATGAGCTCTTCCGCCCCCGACCTTTCCTCGATCGCCGGTGCGCTGGCCGATGCCGCCGCCGCCCAGTCGATGCGCTACTTCCGCACGCCGCTGGACATCATCACCAAGGCCGACGAAAGCCCGGTCACGCTGGCCGACCGCGCCGCTGAAACCGCCATGCGCGAGATCCTCGGCGCACGCGTGCCCACCGACGGCATCTTCGGCGAGGAGCATGGCCCCGAGCGGCTCGACGCCGACCGCATCTGGGTGCTCGACCCGATCGACGGCACGCGCAGCTTCATCACCGGCTCGCCGCTGTGGGGCACGCTCATCGGCGTGCTGCAGGGCGGGCGCGTGGTGTTCGGCATGGTCGACATGCCGGTGCTGAAAGAACGCTGGGTGGGCGAGGCCGGCAAGGGCGCGACGCGCGACGGCCAGCCCGTGCGCGTGAGCGGCTGCACCGAGATCGCCAAGGCCCGCATCGTGACCACCTCGCCTGACATCTTCTCGCCGGCCGACTGGAGCGCCTTCGACCGCCTGAGCCGCCAGTGCGCGATGCGCCGTTTCGGCGGCGACTGCTACGGCTACGCCCAGCTGGCGGGCGGCACCATCGACCTCGTGGTCGAGACCGGCCTGCAGCCCTACGACTTCCTGGGCCCGACGGGTTTGATCGAGGCCGCGGGCGGCGTCGTCACCGACTGGGAGGGGCGGCCGCTGGGCCTGAATCCCGATCAGCGCGTGATTGCTGCAGCCACACCCGAACTTCACCGACAAGCCCTGGCCGTGCTGGCCGCCTAG
- a CDS encoding DUF4136 domain-containing protein, with translation MAATLSGCATSWVVDSNVKSFATPGTTVPPGATYRFERLPSQQADTARQDGLEAMAAAALDKVGLRRDDAQPQYTAQIGARVTAALSPWADPWLYGPGPWGYGYGGYYGHRWYGSGWYGGPMFTPPANPWYQREVSLVLREAGGSHRVVYETRARNDGPYSSSAAILPVMFEAALQGFPNPPPGERRVNIELKPAAKK, from the coding sequence TTGGCAGCAACCCTGAGCGGCTGCGCCACCTCCTGGGTGGTCGACAGCAACGTCAAGAGCTTTGCCACGCCGGGCACGACCGTGCCGCCCGGCGCCACCTACCGCTTCGAGCGCCTGCCTTCGCAGCAGGCCGACACGGCGCGCCAGGACGGGCTCGAGGCCATGGCCGCGGCCGCGCTCGACAAGGTCGGCCTGCGCCGCGACGACGCCCAACCGCAGTACACCGCGCAGATCGGCGCACGCGTGACGGCGGCGCTGTCGCCCTGGGCCGATCCATGGCTCTACGGGCCCGGCCCTTGGGGCTACGGCTACGGCGGCTACTACGGCCACCGCTGGTATGGCAGCGGCTGGTACGGCGGCCCGATGTTCACGCCGCCGGCCAACCCCTGGTACCAGCGCGAGGTGAGCCTCGTGCTGCGCGAGGCGGGCGGCAGCCACCGCGTGGTGTACGAGACCCGCGCGCGAAACGACGGCCCCTACAGCTCGAGCGCGGCGATCCTGCCGGTGATGTTCGAGGCCGCGCTGCAGGGCTTTCCAAACCCGCCGCCGGGCGAGCGCCGCGTGAACATCGAACTCAAACCCGCAGCCAAGAAATGA